A stretch of the Duncaniella dubosii genome encodes the following:
- a CDS encoding rhamnogalacturonan acetylesterase produces the protein MKFISSLLLALALPVMAFAQVPADTITVFMIGDSTMANKPLDKENQERGWGQMLPIYLEGAIKVDNHAVNGRSSKSFIDEGRWEKVREQIRPGDYVIIQFGHNDEKAKSPDRYTVPGSTFDANLKKFVNETREKGGTPILMNSIVRRNFPANGIAAAQTDDRQKTWKKGLENYPAEGDTLVDTHGDYRIAPKNVAEEMGVVFVDMNTLTHELVQGLEKTALRIFSCGCLSENMNSRPTDA, from the coding sequence ATGAAATTTATTTCATCATTGCTTCTTGCATTGGCGCTGCCTGTCATGGCTTTTGCGCAAGTGCCCGCTGACACTATCACAGTTTTTATGATCGGTGACTCTACCATGGCCAACAAGCCTCTCGACAAAGAGAATCAGGAGCGTGGCTGGGGACAGATGCTGCCAATCTATCTCGAAGGTGCCATCAAGGTTGACAACCACGCAGTCAACGGTCGCAGCTCAAAGAGCTTTATTGACGAAGGTCGTTGGGAGAAAGTGCGCGAACAGATCCGTCCGGGTGATTATGTGATCATCCAGTTCGGTCACAACGATGAGAAAGCTAAAAGTCCTGACCGCTACACTGTTCCCGGCTCGACTTTCGATGCCAATCTTAAGAAGTTTGTAAACGAGACACGCGAGAAAGGCGGCACACCGATTCTGATGAATTCTATCGTGCGCCGTAATTTCCCTGCCAACGGCATTGCTGCCGCACAGACCGATGACCGTCAGAAAACTTGGAAAAAAGGTCTTGAAAATTATCCGGCCGAAGGCGATACGCTTGTGGACACTCACGGTGACTACCGCATAGCTCCTAAGAATGTAGCCGAGGAGATGGGTGTGGTGTTTGTCGACATGAACACTCTTACGCATGAACTTGTGCAGGGCTTGGAAAAGACAGCTCTAAGGATCTTTTCATGTGGATGCCTGTCGGAAAATATGAATTCGCGCCCAACGGACGCATAG
- a CDS encoding TlpA family protein disulfide reductase produces MAKNNQPSYNRLKNSSALDSFLTTFALSHLDSPIGVIALLHASDSIQAKYFDELSPDLENSIVANQYAELRYRVRKTEAVINARANMTVGKIMPDFALPDSAGRRISLESLRGKWVLIDFLATWCGVCLRGFPDLRQFSEECGDRCTVVTINIDDREEIWRPFIAQRDMPWINLLNDTTDHTEANPVKALGINAIPVTVLIDPEGKITAIQRGADPEFLPKIKHLISSGSSHNAGL; encoded by the coding sequence TTGGCTAAAAACAATCAGCCATCATACAATCGGCTTAAGAATAGCAGTGCCCTCGACAGCTTTCTGACGACATTTGCCTTATCCCATCTCGACTCCCCGATCGGAGTAATCGCACTCCTCCACGCATCCGACTCCATTCAGGCAAAATATTTCGACGAACTTTCACCAGACCTTGAAAACAGCATTGTCGCCAACCAGTATGCCGAACTGCGTTACAGAGTCCGGAAAACAGAAGCAGTAATAAACGCACGTGCAAATATGACCGTAGGCAAAATCATGCCAGACTTCGCGCTCCCCGACTCCGCAGGACGACGAATCTCACTCGAATCTTTACGCGGGAAATGGGTACTTATTGATTTCTTGGCTACATGGTGTGGTGTATGCCTGCGAGGCTTCCCCGACCTCCGTCAATTTTCAGAAGAATGCGGTGACCGGTGCACAGTCGTGACCATCAACATAGATGACCGGGAGGAAATATGGCGCCCGTTTATAGCCCAACGTGATATGCCTTGGATCAATCTGCTCAACGACACAACAGACCATACAGAAGCAAATCCCGTCAAGGCTTTAGGCATAAATGCCATACCTGTGACAGTCCTTATTGACCCTGAGGGTAAAATCACGGCAATACAACGTGGTGCAGACCCGGAATTTTTACCGAAAATAAAGCATTTAATATCCTCCGGCAGTAGCCATAATGCCGGTTTATAA
- a CDS encoding ABC transporter ATP-binding protein, giving the protein MLKVENITFSYRRKSRPVLDDFSLDVEAGGVYGLLGRNGAGKSTLLYLIAGLLTPKSGSVLFRGLNTRLRLPSVLSDIFIVPEEFTLPRISLGDYVKANARFYPNYSDEDLRRHLDIFGMSADLNLGALSMGQKKKAFMSFALACNTSLLLMDEPTNGLDIPGKSAFRRFIAGNMTDERAIIISTHQVRDVDRLLDRVIIMNDSQVLLNRRIDEITARLKFFNTDSREIIESALYAQPSFEGTNVVLVNDDDSETELNLESLFELSLLKGALLKDMFNR; this is encoded by the coding sequence ATGCTTAAAGTCGAAAATATAACTTTCTCCTATCGCCGCAAATCGCGTCCGGTACTCGATGACTTCTCACTGGATGTCGAGGCCGGTGGTGTCTACGGTCTGCTCGGCCGTAATGGGGCGGGTAAATCAACGCTTCTGTATCTGATTGCCGGCCTCCTGACCCCCAAGTCGGGTAGCGTGCTTTTCCGCGGGTTAAATACTCGTCTGCGTCTCCCCTCTGTGTTGTCCGATATTTTTATCGTTCCCGAAGAGTTCACTCTTCCACGAATATCGCTTGGCGACTACGTAAAGGCCAACGCAAGGTTCTATCCAAACTATTCCGATGAGGATTTGCGCCGTCATCTTGACATATTCGGAATGTCGGCCGATCTCAATCTCGGTGCTTTGTCAATGGGTCAGAAAAAGAAAGCTTTCATGAGTTTCGCTCTTGCATGCAACACGTCTCTGCTCCTCATGGATGAGCCGACCAATGGATTGGATATTCCGGGCAAGAGTGCGTTCCGCCGTTTCATTGCCGGTAATATGACCGATGAACGCGCTATAATCATTTCGACACATCAGGTGAGGGATGTGGACCGTCTGCTCGACCGTGTGATTATAATGAATGATTCACAGGTGCTTCTCAACCGCCGTATTGACGAGATTACAGCCCGTCTGAAATTCTTCAACACAGACTCCCGTGAGATTATTGAGTCAGCTCTCTATGCTCAGCCTTCGTTTGAAGGTACTAATGTCGTTCTTGTCAACGACGATGACTCCGAGACCGAGCTTAACCTCGAATCGCTTTTCGAGCTCTCGCTTTTGAAGGGGGCTCTCCTTA